Proteins encoded by one window of Melanotaenia boesemani isolate fMelBoe1 chromosome 10, fMelBoe1.pri, whole genome shotgun sequence:
- the tdg.2 gene encoding G/T mismatch-specific thymine DNA glycosylase isoform X1, producing the protein MVFVLGVPSFLIFYLKKNVRQSTDKMEENQFTSLTAPSDYFQQWYQSSQQHPEAQHVMSFHNMGHYSEGPVEEPVMGQLSVHQDPSLYQEPFYQNYLPASNHYQEQVCHQSTREHQHQQHPAVLHQPQHHSMTQQQETSIQQQPQPSGQPQVLPPAKKKRGRPPKQQMDNGETQEDEEDTEAAKKKAKRALNRFSGMSVAEVMAKTLPDVITYNLDILIIGINPGLLSAFKGHHYPNPGNHFWKCLFLSGLTDQQLNYMHDQSLPEKYSIGFTNMVERTTPGSKDLSSKEIREGGRQLLDKLQKYKPLIAAFNGKGIYEIFCKETFGVKAKNLEFGLQPYRIPETETVCYLMPSSSPRCAQFPRAQDKVHFYIKLKELRDQMKGQAASHEIVETQYTFDLQLAKEDAKRIAIKEEQEDPEYESCSGQQNS; encoded by the exons ATGGTCTTTGTTTTGGGAGTCCCCAGTTTCCTTATCTTTTACCTTAAGAAAAATGTACGACAG TCAACAGATAAGATGGAGGAAAACCAGTTTACATCTCTCACGGCTCCTTCGGATTATTTTCAGCAGTG GTACCAATCCAGTCAGCAGCACCCTGAAGCGCAGCATGTGATGTCGTTTCATAACATGGGCCATTATAGTGAAGGCCCTGTAGAAGAGCCTGTTATGGGCCAGCTATCTGTCCACCAGGATCCATCGCTTTACCAGGAACCTTTTTACCAAAACTACCTTCCAGCCTCAAATCACTACCAGGAGCAGGTCTGCCACCAGAGCACCAGGGAGCATCAGCACCAGCAGCATCCTGCAGTCCTGCACCAACCTCAACATCACTCTAtgacacagcagcaggaaacaagtattcagcagcaacctcagCCTTCTGGGCAACCTCAAG TTTTGCCACCagcaaagaagaagagaggTCGACCTCCTAAGCAGCAAATGGACAATGGTGAGAcacaggaggatgaggaggacaCCGAAGctgccaaaaaaaaagcaaagagggCTCTCAACCGGTTCAGTGGCATGTCTGTGGCAGAAGTTATGGCCAAAACCCTTCCTGATGTTATTACCTACAATCTAGACATATTGATA ATTGGAATCAACCCAGGACTATTGTCAGCCTTCAAAGGACACCATTACCCAAACCCAGGAAACCATTTCT GGaaatgtctgtttctgtctggtCTGACTGATCAGCAGCTCAACTACATGCATGACCAGAGTCTGCCAGAGAAATACAGCATTGGCTTCACTAACATGGTGGAAAGAACTACACCTGGCAGTAAAGACCTCTCCAg TAAAGAGATTCGTGAAGGAGGCCGACAACTACTTGACAAGCTGCAGAAATACAAGCCATTAATAGCAGCCTTTAATGGAAAAG GTATCTATGAAATCTTTTGTAAAGAGACCTTCGGTGTTAAGGCCAAGAATCTTGAATTTGGCTTACAGCCCTACAGAATCCCAGAAACTGAAACG GTGTGCTACTTAATGCCATCATCAAGCCCTCGTTGTGCCCAGTTTCCACGTGCACAAGATAAAGTGCATTTCTACATCAAGCTGAAGGAACTGCGAGACCAGATGAAAGGCCAGGCAGCCAGCCACGAGATTGTAGAGACGCAGTACACCTTCGACCTGCAGCTAGCTAAAG AGGATGCAAAGAGGATTGCTATCAAGGAGGAGCAAGAGGATCCAGAGTATGAGAGCTGCAGTGGGCAGCAGAACAGCTGA
- the tdg.2 gene encoding G/T mismatch-specific thymine DNA glycosylase isoform X3 — protein MYQSSQQHPEAQHVMSFHNMGHYSEGPVEEPVMGQLSVHQDPSLYQEPFYQNYLPASNHYQEQVCHQSTREHQHQQHPAVLHQPQHHSMTQQQETSIQQQPQPSGQPQVLPPAKKKRGRPPKQQMDNGETQEDEEDTEAAKKKAKRALNRFSGMSVAEVMAKTLPDVITYNLDILIIGINPGLLSAFKGHHYPNPGNHFWKCLFLSGLTDQQLNYMHDQSLPEKYSIGFTNMVERTTPGSKDLSSKEIREGGRQLLDKLQKYKPLIAAFNGKGIYEIFCKETFGVKAKNLEFGLQPYRIPETETVCYLMPSSSPRCAQFPRAQDKVHFYIKLKELRDQMKGQAASHEIVETQYTFDLQLAKEDAKRIAIKEEQEDPEYESCSGQQNS, from the exons AT GTACCAATCCAGTCAGCAGCACCCTGAAGCGCAGCATGTGATGTCGTTTCATAACATGGGCCATTATAGTGAAGGCCCTGTAGAAGAGCCTGTTATGGGCCAGCTATCTGTCCACCAGGATCCATCGCTTTACCAGGAACCTTTTTACCAAAACTACCTTCCAGCCTCAAATCACTACCAGGAGCAGGTCTGCCACCAGAGCACCAGGGAGCATCAGCACCAGCAGCATCCTGCAGTCCTGCACCAACCTCAACATCACTCTAtgacacagcagcaggaaacaagtattcagcagcaacctcagCCTTCTGGGCAACCTCAAG TTTTGCCACCagcaaagaagaagagaggTCGACCTCCTAAGCAGCAAATGGACAATGGTGAGAcacaggaggatgaggaggacaCCGAAGctgccaaaaaaaaagcaaagagggCTCTCAACCGGTTCAGTGGCATGTCTGTGGCAGAAGTTATGGCCAAAACCCTTCCTGATGTTATTACCTACAATCTAGACATATTGATA ATTGGAATCAACCCAGGACTATTGTCAGCCTTCAAAGGACACCATTACCCAAACCCAGGAAACCATTTCT GGaaatgtctgtttctgtctggtCTGACTGATCAGCAGCTCAACTACATGCATGACCAGAGTCTGCCAGAGAAATACAGCATTGGCTTCACTAACATGGTGGAAAGAACTACACCTGGCAGTAAAGACCTCTCCAg TAAAGAGATTCGTGAAGGAGGCCGACAACTACTTGACAAGCTGCAGAAATACAAGCCATTAATAGCAGCCTTTAATGGAAAAG GTATCTATGAAATCTTTTGTAAAGAGACCTTCGGTGTTAAGGCCAAGAATCTTGAATTTGGCTTACAGCCCTACAGAATCCCAGAAACTGAAACG GTGTGCTACTTAATGCCATCATCAAGCCCTCGTTGTGCCCAGTTTCCACGTGCACAAGATAAAGTGCATTTCTACATCAAGCTGAAGGAACTGCGAGACCAGATGAAAGGCCAGGCAGCCAGCCACGAGATTGTAGAGACGCAGTACACCTTCGACCTGCAGCTAGCTAAAG AGGATGCAAAGAGGATTGCTATCAAGGAGGAGCAAGAGGATCCAGAGTATGAGAGCTGCAGTGGGCAGCAGAACAGCTGA
- the tdg.2 gene encoding G/T mismatch-specific thymine DNA glycosylase isoform X2 — protein MYDRYQSSQQHPEAQHVMSFHNMGHYSEGPVEEPVMGQLSVHQDPSLYQEPFYQNYLPASNHYQEQVCHQSTREHQHQQHPAVLHQPQHHSMTQQQETSIQQQPQPSGQPQVLPPAKKKRGRPPKQQMDNGETQEDEEDTEAAKKKAKRALNRFSGMSVAEVMAKTLPDVITYNLDILIIGINPGLLSAFKGHHYPNPGNHFWKCLFLSGLTDQQLNYMHDQSLPEKYSIGFTNMVERTTPGSKDLSSKEIREGGRQLLDKLQKYKPLIAAFNGKGIYEIFCKETFGVKAKNLEFGLQPYRIPETETVCYLMPSSSPRCAQFPRAQDKVHFYIKLKELRDQMKGQAASHEIVETQYTFDLQLAKEDAKRIAIKEEQEDPEYESCSGQQNS, from the exons ATGTACGACAG GTACCAATCCAGTCAGCAGCACCCTGAAGCGCAGCATGTGATGTCGTTTCATAACATGGGCCATTATAGTGAAGGCCCTGTAGAAGAGCCTGTTATGGGCCAGCTATCTGTCCACCAGGATCCATCGCTTTACCAGGAACCTTTTTACCAAAACTACCTTCCAGCCTCAAATCACTACCAGGAGCAGGTCTGCCACCAGAGCACCAGGGAGCATCAGCACCAGCAGCATCCTGCAGTCCTGCACCAACCTCAACATCACTCTAtgacacagcagcaggaaacaagtattcagcagcaacctcagCCTTCTGGGCAACCTCAAG TTTTGCCACCagcaaagaagaagagaggTCGACCTCCTAAGCAGCAAATGGACAATGGTGAGAcacaggaggatgaggaggacaCCGAAGctgccaaaaaaaaagcaaagagggCTCTCAACCGGTTCAGTGGCATGTCTGTGGCAGAAGTTATGGCCAAAACCCTTCCTGATGTTATTACCTACAATCTAGACATATTGATA ATTGGAATCAACCCAGGACTATTGTCAGCCTTCAAAGGACACCATTACCCAAACCCAGGAAACCATTTCT GGaaatgtctgtttctgtctggtCTGACTGATCAGCAGCTCAACTACATGCATGACCAGAGTCTGCCAGAGAAATACAGCATTGGCTTCACTAACATGGTGGAAAGAACTACACCTGGCAGTAAAGACCTCTCCAg TAAAGAGATTCGTGAAGGAGGCCGACAACTACTTGACAAGCTGCAGAAATACAAGCCATTAATAGCAGCCTTTAATGGAAAAG GTATCTATGAAATCTTTTGTAAAGAGACCTTCGGTGTTAAGGCCAAGAATCTTGAATTTGGCTTACAGCCCTACAGAATCCCAGAAACTGAAACG GTGTGCTACTTAATGCCATCATCAAGCCCTCGTTGTGCCCAGTTTCCACGTGCACAAGATAAAGTGCATTTCTACATCAAGCTGAAGGAACTGCGAGACCAGATGAAAGGCCAGGCAGCCAGCCACGAGATTGTAGAGACGCAGTACACCTTCGACCTGCAGCTAGCTAAAG AGGATGCAAAGAGGATTGCTATCAAGGAGGAGCAAGAGGATCCAGAGTATGAGAGCTGCAGTGGGCAGCAGAACAGCTGA
- the c10h12orf73 gene encoding protein BRAWNIN: MLPYGVSWSRYLRMVGASVLAMFAGAQAVHQYYLPDLSIPDVPPKPGELRTELRGYKVREEAAATLEQLKK, translated from the exons ATGCTACCATATGGTGTGTCGTGGTCTCGATACCTCAGAATGGTCGGAGCCAGTGTTCTGGCCATGTTTGCAGGAGCACAGGCCGTTCATCAGTACTACCTGCCTGATTTg tcCATACCAGACGTCCCACCAAAGCCTGGTGAGCTAAGAACAGAACTACGGGGCTACAAAGTCAGAGAAGAAGCTGCTGCCACCTTAGAACaacttaaaaaatga
- the si:dkey-42p14.3 gene encoding EF-hand calcium-binding domain-containing protein 10, which produces MATQKEKDAADYLKKHKIIELMDNLTSMLLFHRPENPREFLVEELKKLKVSQQTGVKGPNLFNNFNLDAVLGILDPTNQKHISFAQYRHALTMLGIKYINECPEGVNEDRISHETFKTEAIQGLQSCSETYTNTEP; this is translated from the exons ATGGCGACCCAGAAAGAGAAAGACGCAGCAGACTATCTCAAGAAACACAAAATTATTGAGCTCATGGACAACTTGACCAGTATGCTCCTCTTTCACAGACCAG AAAATCCCAGAGAGTTTCTTGTTGAAGAGCTAAAGAAGCTGAAGGTTTCTCAACAAACTGGTGTGAAAGGGCCAAATCTGTTCAACAACTTTAACCTAGATGCAGTCCTTGGGATACTTGACCctacaaaccaaaaacacatcAGTTTTGCTCAGTACAGACATG CTCTGACCATGCTGGGCATAAAATATATCAATGAATGTCCTGAAGGTGTAAATGAAGACAGAATATCCCATGAGACCTTCAAAACGGAAGC GATCCAAGGTTTGCAGAGTTGCTCGGAAACATATACAAATACTGAACCTTGA